TGGATATTTTGGAAATCGACGAGCCTTGTCGCTCTCCATGGTACTCTGCCAACAATATAGTAACTAATAATAGACGCTTTTCCCATCCAATCAGCTTTCCCCTGTGGCTTAGTTGGCTAAAGCGTCCGACTGTTATTCATAGACAATCGGGAGATCGGAAGTTCGAGCCTTCCCGGGGGAGTTTCTTTTggctatttttttatatattatctcATTATATATCAGTCATTCATCCCTTTTTATCTTGTCATTGATTATATCGTCTGCTGTCTTGGCATGGAATTTGAGTACTGTGTCTTTCCAAAAGGCGGGGTCAGTGTAACCTGAATGTCTATCATGACATCTACAGATCGTCGCTTACTTGTAACTTGATCAATACAATAACTGACATCGAAATGGAGAACACGAAAAATCCCCATGTTATTGTCATCGGTGCAGGTATTGTCGGTGCTTCTATCGCATGGCACTTGGCAAAGCACACAAAAGTGACCATCATAGCCGAAGATATCGGCGGCCCTGCTACTTCAGCTTCATTTGCCTGGCTCAATGCCAGTTCAGCAAGTGACAAATCTTATTACGACTTCCGCGTTCGGTCATTGAACCGATGGAAAGAAATGGAACGTGAACTGCCTGGTCTGCCCATCACTTGGAACGGGTCCGTCAATTGGCACAAACCTGCAGATACTTTGATCAACAAATATGAGAGCTTGGCGAGTTGGGGCTATGGCGTCAAGCGCATGTCGACAGAAGAGATACAGTCGAAAGAACCAGGGATTGAGAGTGCGAGTATTCATGAATGGGGCCTTTGCTATACGGATGAGGGAGCCATTGAGGCACACTTGGCCGCGCGACAGATGGTAGCCGACGCAGAAGCCAGAAACGCAGTCACGACCATCAAGGGAACTGTACAGTCCTTTCTCAAAAGCCATGATCAAGTCACTGGAGTAGTCTTGGACTCTGGAGAAGAAATTCATGGCGATCACATCGTTGTCGCAGCTGGGTTAGGCAGCGTACCTCTTCTCGGAACTGAAGACATCAACCTACCAGTTCACTCGGTACCAGCCTTGATTGTCAACTCGAAGCCCGTACAAGGCCAGCTGCTTCATAGTCTCATCAACTCGAAGTACCTTTACATGCGTCAAACGAATGACGGCGTTATCAGGGCGGGTTGTGAGAACCCGGGTGACGACCCAGGTGACGATCCTGAGCAAACTGCACGCGATGCGTTCAAAGAGCTACAGAAAACTTTGATTGGGGGTGATAAGCTTGAGTTTGATTATTTTACTGTCGGTAATAAACCTACACCAGCAGATGGGATGCCAATTATTGGACCGACTGGTCTGAACAATGTCAGTGTGGCAGTTATGCACTCTGGAGTCACGAATGCAGCAATCGTTGGGGAATTAGTGAGCAAGCAGATTTTGACCGGAGAGACAGACCCGGATCTTGGTCAATTCCGTCTTGGTCGGTTCACCACTTGATCACTGTATACAGATTGTAATAATTGAGGAGTGACTTTCTGCGCTAAAAGCTACAGCACAATGGAGTTGTGTAAAGAGTTTCTAAACTACCCTATATCTTCAGTTCAAGATTGACAATACGGCAAGATGTAACTAGGGCGATGTCTCAGACTTAAGCAGTTAAGCTTCaaaactttatttattaactctaaaagagaataatatACAAAGTCAGTATCGAATCTTGAAAATAGTAGACACACGCCAGGTTGGCTGTGTATGAGCAACTGTTTGTCtgaagcaacagcagcatTGTCATGAGGAAGTGATCATGTCCGTCTTAGAGTCTTCTTACGAATTATCATTATAAATatgtaataaataaataataaaaataaatccGACTATCTGATTGCCAGCCGCTATTCTCTTTCTGATCCATTGCTGTATTTTGCCTTTTCAATCATCGTGAAACTAAAAGAGCGATCACTGTCCACAGTGCAGCCGGACCAATTAAAATGTAAAAGCATCAACACCCTAATGTGATCCTTTCTGATTTGCCGGACCGTAAGCATCAGCTCAAACCTTAATTTCTGGATCTTCGGCCGAGTAATGGGATGAAGTATATAGTCCACACCCCAAAAGGAATGCACTGTGCGGTTCCGAATCTGCTCTCATCTCTTGGAAAGCTTGTTCTTCTTACCCCTGGGAACTGGCATGAGAAGACACGGGTCTGGGGTTGCAATAGCCCAAACCATTGCATGATTCATGCAATAACTGATACGGGCAAGTTCATGACTTTGTCGACCGATGGATCTATGGACCTAAACCTTCTTACCTGGTCGTATATGCTATGTTACCTTTACTACGAATCAAGGACTGTCTAACCCTTGCGATGCATCGAGACGTTACATGCTCACCTTGAATCTCCGTCACTAGTAAGGATGCGATTCCTCCGGAGGAGTCGCCGTATAGCGCAAGACGCCATAATAGTAAGAAACGTAACTCTTTACGGAACCATCGGCACGGCCCGATGAGACTTGAGAGTAAGCTCAGGCCCAATCGAGTATACCACCAGAGCAACGTTGAGAAAAAGGAGGCATCTCGAGCCGACACAACTACCGAAAACGACGCAATGGCGGAAAAGGCAAGATCGATAAAATCCGCTCAGACTCCCCGCCGATGCATTCTGTCAGTCAGTTGTGACCAACCTGCTTTCGCCAAGGCATCATGCGTCTGCAAGCACTTACCGCTTTAGCCACGTTGGCTGCCACAACAACCTGTCAGACCCTTTGGTCTCGGGATGTGGATTACAAGGCGCTTAGCAAGGAGCTTTCGGCCTCTGCAAAGGTGTACTTTCCTGGATCTGAGGAATTTGATGCTGCTTCAAAACGTTGGTCCAATCTTGATACACCAACCGTCAACATTGTCGCTGTTCCTGCCACTGAGAACGATGTTGTCGAGATTGTAAGTTTGACTTCCCAGTTTCTCATTCGCACATCATTTCCCTCTTGGATACCTTCAATCTACATGCTCCATTATGCCGCGTTTTGTCTGCATACCACCCACGTGTACCAGCCACGCATCGATAAGGGGGAATGACTCGATCATCTAACTGACACCCTGTTACAGGTCAAATTTGCAAACAAAAAGAACTTACCCTTTCTGGCATACAACAGTGCTCATGGAGCGATTACCACTCTGGGACAGATGAAGCAAGGTATAGAGATTTATCTCAACCAGCTTTCTGGTGTCAAGATCGCCGAGGACGGAAAGAGTGTCACCATTCTTGGTGGAACCAAATCCAAGCTAGTGACCCATACACTTTGGGAAGCTGGCAAGCAGACAGGTAAGACCAGAACCAATATTGGCCATACAAGCATATCGACATGGGCAGAAAGAAATACTAACTCGATCTCGTTAGTTACTGGTTGCTGTGAATGTGTTAGCTATGTCGGTCCAGCCCTCGGTGGAGGCCATGGATGGCTTCAGGGTCGTCACGGTCTCATTGCCGATCAGTTCGAGTCAATGAACATTGTTCTCTCCAACGGTACTCTTGCTACTGTGGACTCAAACTCCGAGCTGTGGTGGGCCCTCAAGGGAGCTGGCCACAACTTCGGCATCGTCACCTCGATCACTTCCAAAGCTGTCGATGTCGAGTACAAGAACTGGGCCTTCGCGAGTTTGACATTTAAGGGCGACCAGGTTGAGGAGCTATACAAGATCACCAATGAACATGTCCTCAAGAATGGTACTCAACCTACCGATGTCATCAACTGGTCTTATTGGTTCAACATCCCTAATTTGGATCCCACTGGTGTAAGTTTTGGGCTCTGCTCTATACTATTTTTGACAAAAATCTAACACATTGTAATAGCCAATCGTTCAGATTCTTCTGATGCAAGAGGGCGTCAAGTCAGTAGACAAGAAGTACACTGAACCCTTCCAAAAGTTGAAACCCCTTGCGGTTGACGCAAAGAAGGGTCAGTATACAGATCTTGCCAAATGGGTTGGGATCACTACCGAGGACGGCCCCTGTCAAAAGAATGGAGCCATGAACCCTAGGTTCCCCATTTACCTCGAGTCATTCAACCCAGCCGCACAAAAGAAGGCCTTTGACTTCTTTGCCGATCACATTCGGGGTGACTCTGTCTTCAATAACTCCTTGGTCACATTTGACGGTTACTCTACCCAAGGCGTCAAGTCAATCGACTCCAAGAGTACCGCTTTTGCATACCGAGACCAGAATATTCTTGTGGGTCCGTTGATCAGTTACTGACCCAATGGAACTGAACTGGATAACAAAGCCTCTGAGTTGGGCCACAAGATCTGAGATATTCTGCATGAAGGAACTGGGCGTGACACTGTCCCGGTGTATATTAACTATGCTTTCGGTGATAAAGGTCCTCAGGAGTGGTACGGAAGCGAGAGCTGGAGACAGAGCCGATTGCAGGAATTGAAGAAGGCGTATGATCCTCAGGGATTGTTTAGCTTTTATGCCCCAATTGCCTAGATTGGGCTCTTcaaccatttcttccacTATTGTTGAGTATCACGAGTATGATACCTGGCTAtacacatacatacatacatacatacatgtacATTTCTCTTTTGTCTGCAGTACTTTAACTTCTATCTTCAATATCACTTTCTCACCCCGATACTACTCTTGTTCTCTGTGCAATACTATCATGTATGCTAAATTTAGTTACGGGTTGCTTCATACATACGAAGGATTATTGCTGGGGTAGCGAAGCGAGGGCGGAAGACCCCACACGTAATCTCGGCAGATATGTGCCAGCGCGTTATAGAAAACTTGCCTTGAGCCATATATTCCACCACGACTGCGAATCACTTCCAAGTAACCAACAGGTTATTACAAGCTTTTTTACTAACCACTAATGGTAATAGGTAGTGCCATTTCATGACTGTGTGTTTATTTTTTATGTGTTTATCTTTACTACACTTAAGAACTCTCAAGCTTGACACCAGTGAGGTCCTCACAAGCCTTCACAACAGCCTCCTGCTTATCTTGATCTGCTGTCAATGCATGAGGCTCAGCCCTCTGCTTCTTAGGGTTGAAGTAGACACCAGTCAGACTTGTATCATAATCACCCTCTCCCAACATGATATATGTCTCGATACCATCCTCCATCTTCTCTGGAGCGTCCTTACCTGCAAGCTTGGTAGGAACGTATCCAGGGTGCACAGCAATGACTGAAGTGTTCTTCAACCGTCTTGCAATAGCATTGACCAGAAGGACAATGTGAAACTTGGCGTCGCAGTATGCTGCGAATTCATTCCATTCTTTCTCTCCACGTTCCAACCAGAAGATGTCCTTTAGACTCGTATCGGCCTCGTGGTGCAGAACAGAGGCGATGAAGATCAGACGCTTGGGCGGCGTGAGGAGAGCGGCGAAGATATAAGGCGAGACGAGGTTGACAAAGACACTTGCCGGTACATCAAGGTCTGACTTTCGAAAGGGTCCGTGGAAAAGTCCCGCGTTCAGAAAGACGGCGTCAAAAGTACCGATTGCGTTGGCTTCCTCAGCGAGCTTGCGTGTCTCTGCTACAGTGGTCAAGTCTGCAATCAGAACACCGGCAGCTCCTGGAAGCTTCGTCTTGACTTCATCGGCGCGCTCCTGGTTACGAGCATGGAGATAAACTTGATGTTTTCGCTCGATGAGCTGACGTGCGGCTTCGAAACCGAACCCGTCGGTAGAGCCGGTGATGAGAATACGAGCCATGATGGAAGAGGAATAGTGAATGGGTTTAGTCGAGCGGGAAAGGATAATCGAATGCGACTATTAGGCAGGCAGGGGAGGTGTAAGACGAAAGAAGTATGTAGTGCAACAGAATGATGTTTGTGACAACGGACAACAGGAAATTCCCTACAGATAAAACCAGGGTCGGAGCTTTGCTAGCATCagccttcttttttttattaagtgatttttaaggtataagtcctaaagtatatatttaaaattaatttataaaaaaatatagtttttaaacctagatattaatataaatttaatttaaaggtatatattataatttataaagttaaaattataataattactataaaagtttttatttttttaaaaaatgaattattaaatatttttttattaatattaatattaataaaattattatataaaataataaactttaaaatctttattaattttagctatatattaaattaagaaattatttataagaatttaatttttataattaattttatttttaaagaaaaaaattaattaaaaaagtttaatattttttataatttttaatatattatttttattaatatttaaagttaaaatattattaatatatataattattaaattattatttttattttttttaattataaggcttttaattatataattaattattaaattaataaattaaaatttaaatttttattatataaagaaaaaaaagctttaaaggttttttataaaatttaaaaaaaatataattttaatatattaaaaaatataatattttaaataaaattactttttaatctttaaaataatctttaaaataatttttaataaaaaaaataaattattaataatttataaagtatttaataaaaataatattattttataaaaagtttattaaattagaatttattatattaagaattctataaagttaaaaaactaaagaaAATtttaaggaaaaaaagaaaaagcttataattaatactatagcttttaatacgATAAAATTCAACACAATGGCATCGGCCTTCTTAAAGTGCCGCAATGGATACAAAAATGGGTCAATGAGGGTCGCGGACTTTCAACTTTAGCCGAGTGTTGGCCGAAGTACCAACATCCATGACCTGGCAGGCATCACGGAAGCTTGAAGCAATTCCCTGTCCACCGAAGGGCGGAAATACGTGGGCAGCGTCCCCGCATAGCACAACCCGATCAAGAGACCATTTGTTGCAGCTTCTTGCCGAGAACCGAAATGGCCGACATCGAAGAACTTTGATACAGTCTAGCGGGTAGGTGATCCTCTTGTAAATGATACCGTAGCGGCTGCCTGGATGAGTAATGTATGGGTGAGCGATTGCAGCGACCTGTTCTTCCTTGGCCATCTCAGTTGGGTTCTCTCCATCGAGGACGACAAACTCGAAACGCCACAATCTATCACTATTGAGCCCAAAGCGGCCGCAAACTGTAGCACGGACAGGATTACACAAGAACCGAAAGTCCCGAGGAAAGAATTCGTCATAGACTTGCTGCGGGCTATAACCCTTGTCCCAGAGCGGAAAATCAGGGTGTGTTGATGGCGTTGGAAGAGAGATTTCCCAGTTGGGGGCTACCCAGTCCTGCTCATATGGCACATCTAAAGCTTGTCCCATGGTAACTCCTTTAGGCTCAAGGTATTGCTTGCGTGTAAATCCCGTCTTGCCATCCGCGCCGACAAGAAACCTGGCCTGAACGACACCAGTTTGGTTGGATTTGTCGGTATAACGTGCATAGACCCAATCCTGGTCCTCGGTTATTGAGTTGACTATTGCACCCAAGACCAACTTAGCTGTATCGAGGGCGGTGATCCGAGACCTCAGGTTCTTTTCAATACAAGGTAAGCACTATAGCTATACTTATAACTAAGAATCTAGATTCTAGTATAAAAAAGACCCTAGAGAAAGCTATAGGCTATCCAGATAGTAATACAGAGGTATTAGTCCTTAATACTAGGGATATAAATAAGGACAGCCTAGGCAAGGGTGCTAATAATAGAGAAGTTATggataatatagtaataggAGGTAGTAAGTAAGGGTTAGAAGTAGTAGGCGGTAATAGCATCCTTGATAGTCTTGATGTCAGGGAATTAAGGTTGAGAAGTGGCCTTATGAATAATCTGAGGAGATACGATGTTAGGCAAGTCAAGAAAAGGTTTTAGCTTAAGCGAATTAACTTGACTTACCTTAGGCAGGTCCTGCTTGGCCATAACTGTAGTGGTAATTCGCTGTCTAGTGGCTATTATGCCTAGCGATTAAGGAGATTTACAGAGTATATAACGAAATATAGTAaaggagaggagagggaaGATAGAGTTATAAAGAAGAGTAAAGGAAAAGAGGAGTAAGGataaaaaaaggaagaaaaatcTCAGAACTCGTTTACGCTCCCCAACAAAGATGTAAATATCACGCTACGGGCTACGGGCTACAGGCTACGGGCTACTGTACTGCTTGCTCTCCTTTCCATATAAACCTTCATCTCAGGATAACGCCCTCCGTTTTGACCTAACGTCCCCCACCCAAAGACCGGCCACCCCCACAGACTGGCCACCTCATTTTCAACCCAGCCACCCAATTTGTATATACTTTAAACAGTCACAACTCTATCAATTTAATTCCAATTAATTTCAAACCAACGCCAATCAATTCAGAATGCCTTCTTTTACTGAAAAAGATATGAGCGCCGCGCTTCAGATGGTTGCGGACGGTATGTCAGTGAACAAAGCAGCCGAAGCTTGTAGCATCAACCGTTCCACGCTCCAAGGTCGGATCAAAGGAAGTGCAACACCAAGAGAAGCCCAAAAACCTCGCCAAAAGCTCTCTGATACTCAGTAAAAGCGTCTTCGAGACTGGATTGTTATCCAAGCTGATCTAGGATGCCCTGTATCGCATTAGCAAGTCAGAGAGTTCGCCAGCAAGATCGCCGTCCGTAACGGCTTCCTAGAAGGCGTTGGAAAGAACTGGTTACAGGGCTTTTTGGGACGAAATCCTGATATTAGGACTTTAAAAGGCAAGAAAATTGACTCTGATCGATATTACGGAGCTTCTTCTGAACTGATAAAGGCAttctttatgctccttatgATGCCGGCGATATGCCTAGTCAAGCAGGGGAACAGATATAACGTCGACGAAGTTGGAATGATGGAAGGAATAGGAATGAACGGTCTATTCCTTGGTTATCAGTCGAAGAAGTCAGTACTTATTCGTCAGCCTGGTTCTCGTGCCTGGATTACAATTCTCGAGTGTATCTCGGCAACCGGGAAGGTCCTGAGACCTATAGTCATTTTCAAGGGGAAAACagtccaacaacaacatttcCCTAAGGATTTAGACTTCCTGGAAGACTAGGAATTCGCCTGCAGTGATAAGGGATGGACAAGCAATAAATTGGCGTTGGTTTGGTTAAGAAAAGTCTTTATTCCATCGACGCAGCccgagaagaagaatgaaCCCCGACTTCTTATTCTTGACGGCCACGGAAGTCATGTGACGGAAGAGTTCCTTTAGGAATGTTATAATAACAATATATATTTGTTATTTCTTCCTGCTTACGCTTCCCATGTCCTTCAGCCACTGGATGTTGCAGTTTTTGGTCCTCTGAAGAGGGCATatcgtcatcttcttttAGATCTTACTTCTGTCTCTGACAACAGTCACGTTAGCAAGATTACATTTCTATACACTTACGACAAGGCTCGGAAAGAAGCTATCATGAAGTCTAACGCGATTGCCGGCTTCAAAGCCACTGGACTGTGGCCTGTGAATCTGGCGAAGGTCCTGATGAACCCGATGGTCACAGAGACACCTTCTCCCGCTGTCACAGCAAATTCGCCGCCAAAAGAGCAGGATTTGAGTCTCCTGAAGACTCCCCGTTCGTCTGTACAGCTTCGGCAAGCTCTGGGCCAAGTCCCAGCTTCTGCAACGCAAGATCCGACCGTCAGGCTGCTTTTCAGGAAGATTGGCAGTCAATTAGACCGTCATAACTTCGACATTGAGCGACAGAATAGAGAAATAAGTGTTCTACAGCGGGGAAATGAAGAAAATCGACCAAAACGGCGTAAAAAGGTTGTCTATAACCCAAATGCGGAGTTCGTAAAGATTCCAGCAATAAAGAAAGCTCGTGAACAGATATGGAAGACTTTATAACCGGAAAGAACAGCTAACAGGGTCAAGAAATTAAAACTTGAGGATCTTTGTACTAATTTCCATTTAAATATTCACTGACTAAAGTTtcatttaatataaaaaatgtGGtgttataataattaattaattgatCATGATATCGggtttttggtgttttggccGAGGTGGCCAGTCTGTGGGGGTGGCCGGTCTTTGGGTGGGGGACGTTAATCGAGCAATActtgtcaaggaggagtatGTGAATATGAGACCTTGACTTGAACAGACTTGACTCGAACAGACTTGACTCGAACAGACTTGACTCGAACAGACTTGACTCGAACAGACTTGACTAACCCTGTGCACCTGTCCTGCTTATACTGGACCTGAATCTTGCTCTTAGGGCTTAAAATTCCCATGGGTACCCAGGGTTTTTAGCCAATCAGGtctaataatttaaatttaaggTTTAGATTAGCTAATCAGAAGCCTCAATTTAAGGGCTCTAATTGGTTCATTTCTTGGGTACCCGTCCCAGATTACAGGGGAGGACCACCCTGGTTTTATGGTAGAGGGGCAAGGATGACCCAGCTACCCTGTTGCTTGAGTTGACATTTTATTTTCCATAACCACCTATCCTGCCTAAATGGTGGAACGAGGATGGTGATGATCTTGATATTCTAGCTCGAATCTTGCTACATCCAATCGTCACGAGGTTAGCACAGGTCAGCAGTCATATCACATTTACCGAATGAAGAacaaataataataataaaatactacgCCACCCGGGGGAGACCCGTAGACCAGGTGATTACGATCAAATGGCGCATCTAACATCAAACCCTGAAGCGTTTTTACACGAGAGACAGCCACGTAGCTTAAACCGGTCTGAAAGTCCCGGCAGGAGAGATCCGTCACGATTATATCTTCTGTAATGCTTTGTGACTTGTGCACGGTAATAGCGTAGCATACGATTAGGGGAAACTGCGTGCAAGCGCAGAGAGCGGCTCCGATATGTACGGCGTAGTGCTGCCTTGCAATCCGTGTTCTGTGTATCGACTGCAAATCCCATACGATATTCCAGCTTCTTTTACAGTTAACTGGCTTACCTATAATCTAGTTAATCTTAATAGtgttatttttatttttattatctattttaCTTTCTagctactttattataagctCTTAAATCTTCTattctattttaattataattacctagtattattttatttttaatttaaccCTTATcctagcttatattatatagctaagcTGCCTATTAAGTTAGtctattttctatataaataagtagctatttctttatatatactttagttactttttatataacttaGTAAGCtaatactattactataataccctttttattaaaagtaactatactctttttatataaaatattattttattaaaaaacctttttcttttaataaaataaaagaaacttAATAAGCTAGAATAAAAGTTACTTAAAAGgatttatttaagctttaaagacttagtatttattaaagctatttataataacttatataataagtagtttaaaactatttaaat
This Fusarium poae strain DAOMC 252244 chromosome 3, whole genome shotgun sequence DNA region includes the following protein-coding sequences:
- a CDS encoding hypothetical protein (SECRETED:SignalP(1-18)), which produces MRLQALTALATLAATTTCQTLWSRDVDYKALSKELSASAKVYFPGSEEFDAASKRWSNLDTPTVNIVAVPATENDVVEIVKFANKKNLPFLAYNSAHGAITTLGQMKQGIEIYLNQLSGVKIAEDGKSVTILGGTKSKLVTHTLWEAGKQTVTGCCECVSYVGPALGGGHGWLQGRHGLIADQFESMNIVLSNGTLATVDSNSELWWALKGAGHNFGIVTSITSKAVDVEYKNWAFASLTFKGDQVEELYKITNEHVLKNGTQPTDVINWSYWFNIPNLDPTGPIVQILLMQEGVKSVDKKYTEPFQKLKPLAVDAKKGQYTDLAKWVGITTEDGPCQKNGAMNPRFPIYLESFNPAAQKKAFDFFADHIRGDSVFNNSLVTFDGYSTQGVKSIDSKSTAFAYRDQNILVGPQEWYGSESWRQSRLQELKKAYDPQGLFSFYAPIA